AGAAGCTGAGGGCCAACATCGCCGGCGAGCACGGCAGCCCCGTCGACGTGGCGCAGAAGCTGGTCTGGATGACCTTTGACACCATGGGCGTCCTAAGCTTCGGCGAGTCCTTCGGGTGCCTCGACAAGAACCGCCAGCACCCGTAcctcaaggccatcgagcTGGGCGCGCCCTTCCTGTCCCTGCTGCAGATCATCCTGCGGTACGAGGCTACGCGCGGGCTGTACGCCATGTTCCTCAAACTGCCGTGGATGCGGTTCTGGAACAGCCTCcgggcgacggcggaggccaaggcggccaagtGGGTTGAGAACGCCGACGACAGCAGGGGGGACGTCATGAGCGTCATCTGGAAGGCGATGCAGGACCAGAAGACGCCCATCTCGCAGCGGCAGGCCGACGACCTGGCCTCGATCCTCTGCCTGGCGGGCGCCGAGTCGACGCCGGTTCTCATGTCCGGCATGGTGTGGTGGATTCTCAGCACGCCGCACGCCCACGCCCGGCTCCGGGAGGAGATCCGGACCGCCATCCGGCAGGCGTCCGACATCACGGTGCCCAACGTCTCCCGGCTGCCGTACCTCGACGCCTGCATCATGGAGAGCCTGCGGCAGCACACGCCCTTCTCCGTCGCGATCCCGCGCATCGTgcccgagggcggcgccgtggtCGACGGGTATTTCCTGCCCGCGGGGACCGTCTGCGGCGTCCCGCACTGGGCGAGCGCGCATTTGACGTCTCACTTCGCGGACCCGGACATTTTCGTCCCCGAACGGTGGCTTCCGGACCCGGATCCGCGCTACGCCGGGGACAAGAGGGACACGTTCAAGCCGTTTGCCAAGGGCAGCCTGGACTGCATAGGAAAGCGGTACGTTGAAGTCACGAAAAGACTTTTCAGTGCCTCAAGTCTAGAATCCCCGCTTGCTGACAACAACAATCATGTACTAGGCTGGTCTATCACGAAGTTCGCATGGTCATGGCGACGCTTTTCTGGCATTTCGACATGGAACTGTGCCCAGAGTCCCGCGACTGGGTGGCTGGCGCGAACGCCACGGTGAGAATGatgagagagaagggggccTTGTTCATCAGGGCAAACCCTGCCAGTGTTGGAGAAGTCGTTGAGTCGTGATACCAAGCGTGTTCATACGTCCCACAAGAGCATCATTAGGCAGCGTTGAAATTTAGACATGAAGCGTTTTGATAGACCCTAGAGCGTCTTCGGGGAGGGCAAACAAGTGTTGTGTGATCCGGGGTTTTTTCAGTGCAATACGAAGTGCCTCCGGTTGAGGACTGTTTGTAACCAAACCCAATTCCAGGATAAACGGGCTGCGATCTTTGTAACCTGGGCTTGATCAGATCGTACAGGCATAACAAAGCTCTACGGTGTCAAGAGTAGAAACAAACTCGTAGAACATTCAAAATGGGTTGGACTGCTGCAAAACAATAATCGAGTCTGGGCAATGGCACCCGGCCTTCCGTGGCAACTCACCTGGCCCAATAAACACGCCCATGTTGGAGCACACATTAGCCTGCGAGACGAGTCATTGACGATGTTCCGTGAGTAGCGCCATGTCATGCGATGCATCGGCATATCTCACGGACTCTCGCAGTTCACGTAACATCCGAGTTCTCCCACGGCGTCTTGCGTTTGAGGGTCTGGTCCCGTGTGCTTGGAACTGGTGGTGTATATCTCAAAACAGGGGAATCTAACAGAGCGGCTATACGTCTATACCCATGAACCCCACCGAGTGGATATTATTAACACTTATCCCTGGCTCCAGAGCGGATCGCCTCGGGTATGCTGGTGTCCTTGTCTCAACCCGCAGTCCTAAAGTTCCCAGGCAGGGAATGCCCGGCCATCCGAACAGGAATTGCCGTCCGAACAGGAAACAAGTGAAAGTTGCCGTGCGATCCACCATTGTACAGCGATTCATACCCCCATTGCAGGGGTTCAAAGGTGTCCGTTCGTCTTGGAACGCGGGTGGTGTGTACATAGGCGGTGAAACCGAAAACGAACAGTCCTTGACTTCCACTTTCACTTATATGGCTGTCACCTGTGTGTGAGAGGAACCGctttgagagagagagagagacagagagaaggAGACAGAGCGCCCAGATCATCACATATCACAACCCTCCGATATCCATCTTCACGTTCCACCACGCAGTACTGTCTCCCTCTTGGCTCTACTTCTGTGCAATCCCCTCCGATGTTGTCTGAAGAAGAGCTTTACCCCTACTCCGTACCCGTTGATCGGGAAACGGTGGTGAGGTCCGGAGCCCTGACCACCTTACCAGTCCGCATTTACAAGCACGACGACTTGGCGGACGCCGGCGCAATATGTCTCACGGGTGACTGGGGACGCATCATGAGGGACGGGCAAGACAAGAAGTCCAACGGCTCTCCTTGCGTCGTGGGAAACTGGGGTAGCTTCATATGGCCAGAAAGCATCCCAGACCGAATGGGGTTGCTATGCTATCTCCTGGATGTTGGCTGCTTCCATGATGGTATGTATATTTAGTTACTGACTGCGTCCGGGCCGAGTGCTGACCTCTACTGCCAGACGCATGCGAGGAAATGACCATTGCGGCTGCACATGCAGAGCacctcgaccttgacgccgccaTGGACGTCGAGGACAACAGGTCACTGAGCAACGACTCGAGGTCTGCAAAGACAAAAGAGCTCGTCTCGATGGCCATCCTCGAATGTGTCAAGGTCGACCGCGTGGGCGCGCTCCGGATGCTGGAAGCATACCGCAAGAAGTGGCTGGCCATCATGGAAACATACAACACAGAGGAGATTGACAACCTCGATGACTACTTTTTCTCTCGTGCGAACAACGGTGGGATGGGGTAAGTCGCCCTTTTCCAGAGCAGACTCCGCCGCAAGGCACAGGACCACAATGCTGATGACTGGGATTGCTGATCGTCGGCAGTGCATACTACGCCATGCTCGAGTTCTCTCTAGGGATCGTCGTGACCGACGAGGAGTACgagatgatggcggcgcccATCAAGCACGTCGAGCGCTGCATGCTCCTCACCAACGACTACTGGAGCTGGCCGCGCGAGAGAGAACAGGCCAAGACGCaggaggccggcaaggtgtTCAACACGGTCTGGTTCCTGATGAAGCAGGAAAGGTgctccgaggccgaggcgaagctcaaggtcgccgacatggt
This genomic interval from Colletotrichum higginsianum IMI 349063 chromosome 9, whole genome shotgun sequence contains the following:
- a CDS encoding Trichothecene C-15 hydroxylase; its protein translation is MSLTLWTAFALFLCYRVYRIFYNLYLHPLAKVPGPKLYAISWLPRLWHQQIRGTHWKNLVALHDKYGRIVRTGPDEVSNASAKAWDDICGSKTFVRDLNFLRVTQLDERHSFISPVKTEHNTVRRLLQPAFTDRSLLRHEKILGEWTEKLRANIAGEHGSPVDVAQKLVWMTFDTMGVLSFGESFGCLDKNRQHPYLKAIELGAPFLSLLQIILRYEATRGLYAMFLKLPWMRFWNSLRATAEAKAAKWVENADDSRGDVMSVIWKAMQDQKTPISQRQADDLASILCLAGAESTPVLMSGMVWWILSTPHAHARLREEIRTAIRQASDITVPNVSRLPYLDACIMESLRQHTPFSVAIPRIVPEGGAVVDGYFLPAGTVCGVPHWASAHLTSHFADPDIFVPERWLPDPDPRYAGDKRDTFKPFAKGSLDCIGKRLVYHEVRMVMATLFWHFDMELCPESRDWVAGANATVRMMREKGALFIRANPASVGEVVES